In Rhodococcus sp. OK302, one genomic interval encodes:
- a CDS encoding cellulase family glycosylhydrolase, translating to MALGMRRGTLVTLATVGALVLAGGIGAAVRSDPVSPASYVTDDAGRALILRGFNTASSSKSAPDGMPEFTEADLDREHTDMGTNFVRFLISWRAVEPSPGQYDDAYLDRVAERVSWFSERGYSVMLDMHQDLYSSAITPSGQSGNGAPPWATYMDGLPVGEHDMWEMYYLDAGVIRAFDNFWNTTGQHPELSDHYANAWKVVAQRFADNPAVVAYDLMNEPYGGTLQGPAFEAGPLTSLYQKTADAIRTVDQDTWVCVAPQAMGTNWGTPSGLGAVDDRRDGDARIAYCPHIYPLPMDLGGGYVGSSQSAVDITVDAWRDNALRTAAALGDVPIILGEFGLDTTLPGALDYVDKVYSTAADMGAGVAYWSRDPGSWGPYEEDGTERNLVAALDNPYPRAIAGQPLSLTVESDRLEFSYTPDRSITAPTEIYLPARTFPNGGAVVGADVGRWSPETRILELKAPTGKGDRTVLITPTA from the coding sequence ATGGCACTCGGAATGCGCCGGGGCACGCTGGTCACGTTGGCCACTGTCGGTGCCTTGGTTCTCGCCGGCGGGATCGGTGCCGCTGTGCGTTCGGATCCGGTGTCGCCTGCTTCATACGTCACCGATGACGCCGGTCGCGCTCTGATCTTGCGGGGATTCAATACCGCTTCGAGTTCCAAGAGTGCCCCGGACGGCATGCCCGAATTCACCGAGGCCGACCTCGACCGTGAACATACGGATATGGGGACCAACTTCGTCCGATTCCTGATTTCATGGCGGGCGGTAGAACCGTCGCCCGGTCAGTACGACGACGCATATCTCGATCGAGTTGCCGAGCGGGTCAGCTGGTTCTCCGAGCGTGGATACTCGGTGATGCTCGACATGCACCAGGATCTGTACTCGAGCGCAATCACTCCCAGCGGGCAATCGGGTAACGGTGCGCCGCCGTGGGCCACCTACATGGACGGACTTCCCGTGGGGGAGCACGACATGTGGGAGATGTACTACCTCGATGCCGGAGTGATTCGTGCTTTCGACAATTTCTGGAACACAACCGGGCAACATCCGGAACTGTCCGATCACTATGCCAACGCCTGGAAGGTTGTCGCGCAACGGTTTGCGGACAATCCTGCCGTGGTGGCGTATGACCTGATGAACGAACCGTACGGCGGCACGCTCCAAGGCCCGGCGTTCGAAGCCGGACCACTCACCTCTCTGTACCAAAAGACCGCCGACGCGATCCGAACCGTCGATCAGGACACGTGGGTATGCGTGGCTCCTCAGGCCATGGGTACCAACTGGGGCACGCCGAGCGGACTCGGTGCGGTCGATGATCGACGTGACGGAGATGCGCGAATTGCTTACTGCCCGCACATCTATCCGCTACCGATGGACCTCGGCGGTGGATACGTCGGCAGTTCGCAGAGCGCAGTCGATATCACTGTCGACGCGTGGCGTGACAACGCCCTGAGGACAGCGGCAGCGTTGGGTGACGTGCCGATTATCCTGGGTGAGTTCGGGTTGGATACAACATTGCCCGGAGCGCTCGACTACGTCGACAAGGTGTATTCCACAGCTGCAGACATGGGTGCCGGGGTGGCCTACTGGTCACGCGATCCAGGTTCTTGGGGTCCGTACGAGGAGGACGGAACCGAACGTAATCTGGTTGCGGCGCTGGATAATCCGTACCCACGTGCAATCGCGGGCCAGCCGCTTTCCTTGACCGTCGAGAGTGATCGGCTCGAATTCTCCTACACCCCGGACCGGTCGATCACGGCGCCGACGGAAATCTACTTACCGGCCCGGACCTTCCCGAACGGCGGCGCCGTAGTCGGCGCAGATGTCGGCCGTTGGAGCCCCGAAACCCGCATCCTCGAACTGAAAGCGCCTACCGGCAAGGGGGATAGGACCGTGCTGATCACTCCCACGGCGTGA